A single genomic interval of Nonomuraea rubra harbors:
- a CDS encoding inositol monophosphatase family protein: protein MDLDHARTVAVEAAEAAGALLREGTRGALGTRAKGEAGDVVTDLDLASEKLLLERILTAYPSHTVIAEESGLVGAAGGEWTWLVDPLDGTNNVAIGLPAYVVGVALCRDGLPLLGVVHDPVSRQTWSALRGKGAVASSGMRLAPPYAPSPHGPLLAWTQGYGIARDDATVRRLKTALDLNARRVLQLWAPLLAWAMLARGDIDGIVGYRAGVVDLPAGALLAQEAGIEIRGLDGGPYEECVDAPADERSFVAAHPRAMPGLLSFLQ from the coding sequence ATGGACCTGGATCACGCTCGTACGGTCGCCGTCGAAGCCGCCGAGGCCGCGGGCGCCCTGCTCCGGGAGGGCACGCGGGGCGCGCTCGGCACCCGGGCCAAGGGGGAGGCCGGCGACGTGGTCACCGACCTGGACCTGGCCTCGGAGAAGCTGCTGCTGGAGCGGATCCTGACGGCGTACCCGTCGCACACGGTGATCGCCGAGGAGTCGGGGCTGGTCGGCGCGGCGGGCGGCGAGTGGACGTGGCTGGTCGACCCGCTCGACGGCACCAACAACGTGGCCATCGGGCTGCCGGCGTACGTGGTGGGCGTGGCGCTGTGCAGGGACGGGCTGCCGCTGCTGGGCGTGGTACACGACCCGGTCTCCCGCCAGACGTGGTCGGCCCTGCGGGGGAAGGGCGCGGTCGCCTCCTCGGGCATGCGCCTGGCGCCGCCGTACGCGCCGAGCCCGCACGGGCCGCTGCTGGCCTGGACCCAGGGGTACGGCATCGCCAGGGACGACGCCACCGTCCGGCGGCTGAAGACGGCGCTCGACCTCAACGCCCGCCGGGTGCTGCAACTCTGGGCTCCGCTGCTGGCCTGGGCGATGCTGGCGCGCGGCGACATCGACGGGATCGTGGGCTACCGGGCAGGGGTGGTGGACCTGCCGGCGGGGGCGCTGCTGGCGCAGGAGGCGGGCATCGAGATCCGTGGGCTGGACGGGGGCCCGTACGAGGAGTGCGTGGACGCTCCCGCCGACGAGCGCAGCTTCGTGGCCGCCCATCCGCGGGCCATGCCGGGGCTGCTGT